A genome region from Nitrospira sp. includes the following:
- a CDS encoding phytanoyl-CoA dioxygenase family protein, with product MNNTIYYDSPVSDEQRRQLLFDGQLLVYTPRPSTLALIRFARTLIQEAFAPLDPETAQYHMSIDQYADTLLKLKPGFIHHPESKRLIQNIFLEMGCDLEKTYFDVPKMRSSTSDNYLTTGIAYAWHPHRDTWYSAPPCQINWWIPIYDIQSDNAMAFHPQYWNRPVKNSSNGYNYYQWNQQNRGAHVAKFLKEDPRPLPKPTEPLELDPQIRLIVPAGGIVFFSGAQMHSSVPNTSGKTRFSIDFRVVHEDDVRGKRGAPKVDEECTGTTMRDYLRGTDFSHLPEELVALYDDGTSADGDLVYRHRVGTEDAK from the coding sequence ATGAACAATACCATTTATTACGATTCTCCTGTCTCCGATGAACAACGACGCCAACTGTTGTTTGATGGGCAGCTCTTGGTGTATACCCCGCGCCCGAGCACACTGGCGCTGATCAGATTTGCCCGTACGTTGATTCAGGAAGCGTTTGCACCGCTTGATCCGGAAACGGCTCAATACCACATGTCCATAGATCAGTACGCAGACACCTTGTTGAAGTTAAAGCCAGGGTTCATTCACCATCCTGAGTCGAAGCGTCTGATTCAGAACATTTTCTTGGAAATGGGGTGTGACCTTGAGAAGACGTACTTTGATGTTCCGAAAATGCGCAGCTCCACGAGTGATAATTACCTGACGACCGGTATTGCCTATGCCTGGCATCCGCATCGGGATACTTGGTATTCTGCTCCGCCCTGCCAGATAAATTGGTGGATTCCAATTTATGATATTCAGTCCGACAATGCGATGGCTTTCCATCCGCAGTATTGGAATCGCCCCGTCAAGAATAGCTCAAACGGGTACAATTACTATCAATGGAATCAGCAGAATCGCGGCGCTCATGTTGCAAAGTTTTTGAAGGAGGATCCTCGCCCTCTTCCTAAGCCGACCGAGCCGCTTGAACTTGATCCCCAGATCCGTCTCATCGTTCCGGCCGGAGGGATTGTCTTTTTTTCAGGGGCACAGATGCACTCGAGTGTTCCCAATACTTCAGGAAAGACAAGGTTCAGCATTGATTTCAGAGTCGTTCATGAAGACGATGTGCGAGGAAAGAGGGGCGCCCCGAAGGTGGATGAAGAATGTACAGGGACCACAATGCGGGACTATTTGCGGGGGACAGACTTTTCGCACTTGCCGGAAGAGTTGGTCGCTCTGTATGACGACGGGACTTCTGCTGATGGTGACCTTGTTTATCGGCACCGGGTAGGTACAGAGGATGCCAAGTAG
- a CDS encoding DUF4910 domain-containing protein, which yields MSTVEGDKVSGASEVGRSLHDFVAELYPLCRSITGDGVRETLRLIQRRIPLTMCEVPSGAQVFDWTVPLEWNVKDACIKDKNGGRIADFKVNNLHLMSYSTPIQRRMRLDELRPHLFSLPDHPEWIPYRTSYYQENWGFCLPHKDLERLVDEEYDVLIDSSLQSGALTYGECYLPGQTSDEVLVSSHICHPSLCNDNLSGIAVAVMLAQTLALRPRRYSYRFVFIPGTIGSITWLAKNENVIPHIKHGLVLTGIGDEGGLTYKRSRQGQAEIDRAMVHILKHSGDAHALIDFFPYGYDERQYCSPGFNLPVGCLMRTPHGEYPEYHSSADNLDFVKPESLAHSYTRCIELFDLLECNRTYQNQNPKCEPQLGRRGLYRAIAGQQDKQFKELVLLWVLNLSDGQHTVLDIAERAEVPFHRVHAAVEALLKVGLLKECGESDHV from the coding sequence GTGAGCACAGTGGAGGGGGACAAAGTATCTGGCGCTTCTGAGGTTGGGCGATCGTTGCACGATTTTGTGGCTGAGTTGTATCCCTTGTGCCGGAGCATTACTGGTGACGGGGTGCGTGAGACGCTTCGTTTAATTCAGCGGCGAATTCCCTTGACGATGTGTGAGGTGCCGAGCGGAGCGCAAGTTTTTGATTGGACCGTTCCTTTGGAGTGGAATGTCAAAGATGCGTGTATCAAGGATAAGAATGGGGGACGGATTGCTGACTTCAAAGTCAACAACTTACACCTTATGAGTTATAGCACGCCGATTCAGCGGCGTATGCGACTCGATGAACTACGGCCGCATCTTTTTAGCCTGCCGGATCATCCGGAGTGGATTCCCTACCGTACATCGTACTACCAGGAAAACTGGGGGTTTTGTCTTCCCCATAAGGATCTCGAACGATTAGTGGATGAGGAGTATGACGTATTAATCGACTCCAGCCTTCAGTCCGGCGCACTCACATATGGTGAGTGTTACTTACCCGGTCAGACCTCTGATGAAGTCCTTGTTTCATCTCATATCTGTCACCCATCGCTGTGTAACGACAATCTCTCTGGGATTGCTGTAGCGGTCATGCTGGCTCAGACGCTGGCGCTTCGTCCGCGCCGCTACTCCTATCGGTTTGTGTTTATTCCTGGGACGATCGGTTCCATCACGTGGCTGGCGAAGAACGAGAATGTCATTCCGCACATTAAGCACGGATTGGTGCTGACAGGGATCGGTGATGAAGGCGGGCTTACGTACAAAAGGAGCCGTCAGGGTCAGGCAGAAATTGATCGTGCAATGGTCCATATCCTCAAACATTCGGGAGACGCCCACGCATTGATTGATTTCTTTCCATACGGGTATGACGAACGACAGTATTGCTCGCCTGGCTTTAACCTGCCAGTGGGCTGTTTGATGAGGACGCCCCATGGCGAATATCCAGAGTATCACTCCTCTGCGGACAACCTAGACTTTGTGAAGCCCGAATCCCTGGCTCATTCCTATACTCGCTGCATCGAGCTCTTCGACTTGCTGGAATGTAATCGGACTTATCAGAATCAAAATCCTAAGTGCGAGCCTCAGCTGGGACGCCGCGGGTTATATCGGGCCATCGCCGGGCAGCAAGATAAGCAATTCAAGGAGTTGGTGCTTCTGTGGGTGTTAAATCTCTCAGATGGGCAGCATACTGTGCTCGATATTGCCGAGCGTGCTGAGGTCCCGTTTCATCGAGTTCATGCCGCGGTGGAAGCCCTGTTGAAAGTCGGATTGTTGAAGGAATGTGGGGAGTCCGATCACGTCTGA
- the rfbC gene encoding dTDP-4-dehydrorhamnose 3,5-epimerase, protein MIFTETLLKGAFVIELEPVQDGRGMFARAWCQKEAATKGIQVAWVQHNLSVSHYKGTMRGMHYQAAPYEEVKLVQCIRGAIYDVMVDLRPASPTYCQSVGVVLSAENRRMLYIPATFAHGYITLQDSAEVFYHMSAYHVPDAARGFRWDDPAFGIEWPESITHMSDRDRSWPTFAPKRGPHS, encoded by the coding sequence ATGATTTTTACTGAAACTCTGCTGAAGGGTGCGTTTGTCATTGAGCTCGAGCCGGTGCAAGATGGGCGGGGAATGTTTGCCCGAGCGTGGTGCCAGAAAGAGGCTGCGACCAAAGGGATTCAGGTTGCCTGGGTTCAACATAACCTTTCGGTGAGCCATTACAAGGGAACCATGCGCGGTATGCACTACCAAGCAGCTCCGTACGAGGAGGTCAAGCTTGTTCAGTGTATCAGGGGGGCTATCTACGATGTCATGGTAGACTTGAGGCCCGCGTCTCCCACGTATTGCCAGTCTGTCGGGGTGGTGTTGTCCGCGGAGAATCGCCGGATGCTCTATATTCCTGCCACATTCGCCCACGGCTATATTACGCTCCAAGATTCAGCAGAGGTGTTTTATCATATGTCGGCGTACCATGTGCCAGATGCCGCGCGTGGATTTCGATGGGATGATCCCGCATTCGGGATCGAATGGCCGGAGTCTATCACTCACATGTCGGATAGGGATCGAAGTTGGCCGACGTTTGCTCCCAAGCGAGGACCACACTCGTGA
- a CDS encoding class I SAM-dependent methyltransferase, translating to MGQSLCRSCGAVLNHTFVDLGMSPLANSYIKPEQRNRMEPFFPLHVYVCEKCLLVQLEQFSSPDDIFSDYAYFSSFSDSWLAHAKAYVDMIADRFHLSEKSKVVEIASNDGYLLKNFVARGIPVLGVEPAANVAEVAKKNGINTKVAFFGEKTALGLTNDAWSADLIIGNNVLAHVPDLNDFVKGLKILLKPTGLITMEFPHLLQLMESNQFDTIYHEHFSYFSFLAVEQVFARHGMKLFDVEELPTHGGSLRIYACHDQDESKSTQSRARDLKAKEQRAGFGELKHYLSFSPKVEATKRKLLSFLISAKQEGKRVVGYGAPAKGNTLLNYCGVRTDLMDYTVDRSPHKQGHFLPGVHIPIYAPEQIRQTRPDYVLILPWNLKDEVIQQMAFIREWGGKFVVPIPEVTVYP from the coding sequence ATGGGGCAATCATTGTGTCGATCATGCGGAGCGGTGCTGAATCATACCTTCGTGGATCTGGGCATGTCACCGCTAGCCAATTCGTATATTAAACCCGAACAACGCAACCGCATGGAGCCATTTTTCCCGTTACATGTCTATGTCTGCGAAAAGTGTCTCCTTGTGCAGTTGGAGCAGTTTTCCTCTCCGGATGATATCTTTTCCGACTATGCGTACTTTTCATCCTTTTCTGACTCGTGGCTTGCACATGCGAAGGCCTATGTCGACATGATTGCGGATCGGTTCCATCTGAGTGAGAAGTCAAAAGTAGTTGAGATCGCAAGTAATGACGGATACTTACTGAAGAACTTCGTGGCGCGAGGAATTCCGGTCCTTGGCGTCGAGCCGGCTGCCAATGTGGCTGAAGTGGCAAAGAAGAATGGCATTAATACCAAGGTGGCCTTCTTTGGCGAAAAGACGGCGCTAGGCCTAACGAACGATGCCTGGTCGGCCGATTTGATTATCGGTAATAACGTGCTGGCGCATGTACCGGACTTGAACGATTTCGTGAAGGGTTTGAAGATACTGCTAAAGCCAACCGGCCTGATTACCATGGAGTTTCCTCATTTGCTTCAGCTCATGGAGTCCAATCAGTTTGACACGATTTACCATGAGCACTTTTCCTACTTTTCCTTCCTGGCAGTGGAGCAAGTTTTTGCGCGTCACGGCATGAAGTTGTTCGATGTCGAGGAGTTACCAACCCACGGTGGTTCACTCAGAATCTACGCGTGCCACGATCAGGATGAATCAAAGTCCACCCAGTCCCGAGCGAGAGACCTTAAAGCGAAGGAACAGCGTGCCGGATTTGGTGAATTGAAGCACTACCTCTCATTTTCGCCCAAGGTTGAGGCGACGAAGCGGAAACTACTCTCGTTCTTGATTTCAGCTAAGCAAGAAGGGAAACGTGTGGTTGGGTATGGAGCACCGGCCAAAGGCAATACGTTACTGAACTACTGTGGCGTGCGCACAGATTTGATGGACTATACAGTTGACCGGAGTCCGCACAAGCAAGGTCATTTCCTGCCGGGAGTACATATTCCTATCTACGCGCCAGAGCAGATTCGCCAGACCCGCCCGGACTATGTGCTCATTCTTCCGTGGAATCTCAAGGATGAGGTCATCCAGCAGATGGCGTTTATTCGTGAGTGGGGAGGGAAGTTTGTGGTCCCGATCCCAGAGGTGACGGTCTATCCATGA
- a CDS encoding SDR family oxidoreductase, with product MKILVTGNMGYVGPLVLRRLRESYPGATLIGYDMGYFAHCLTGAPRFPESRADVQYFGDIRQVSEDILHGVDGVVHLCAISNDPMGALYEDVTMTINHRASVDLAKKAKRAGVKKFVFASSCSVYGFAEGGPRREEDELNPLTAYAKSKVATERDLASLASETFTATCLRFSTACGMSDRVRLDLVLNDFVAGALASKRINILSDGTPWRPLIHVKDMARAIDWALQRNHREGGTCLTLNVGSDTWNYQVKDLATAVAEVIPGVEVSINKDAQPDKRSYRVNFDKFTKMAQGFLPAVDLSNAVVDLRNGLTAMKFQDPQFRTGEFMRLVTLKRLRENGHLTDNLEWAERAGTGAKGVAGA from the coding sequence ATGAAGATTTTGGTCACCGGCAATATGGGGTATGTGGGACCATTAGTGCTGCGTCGTTTACGCGAATCCTATCCGGGAGCAACGCTCATTGGGTATGACATGGGGTACTTCGCTCATTGCTTGACAGGTGCGCCGCGATTTCCTGAAAGTCGGGCGGATGTGCAGTACTTTGGAGATATTCGACAGGTGTCTGAGGACATTCTTCATGGGGTCGATGGGGTAGTTCATTTGTGTGCTATCTCCAATGATCCCATGGGGGCGTTATATGAAGACGTTACGATGACAATTAATCATCGAGCGAGCGTCGATCTTGCGAAAAAAGCAAAGCGTGCCGGTGTGAAGAAGTTTGTCTTTGCGTCAAGTTGTAGTGTGTATGGGTTTGCCGAAGGGGGGCCTCGTCGTGAGGAAGACGAACTGAATCCTCTTACCGCCTATGCGAAGTCAAAAGTGGCGACGGAGCGTGACCTCGCGTCTCTCGCGTCGGAGACCTTCACGGCTACCTGCCTCAGGTTTTCCACTGCCTGTGGGATGAGTGATCGTGTGCGACTGGATCTTGTCTTGAATGATTTTGTCGCTGGTGCATTGGCGTCGAAACGGATCAATATTTTGAGTGATGGAACACCATGGCGGCCACTCATTCACGTCAAAGACATGGCACGTGCAATTGATTGGGCCTTGCAGCGAAATCATCGAGAGGGCGGAACGTGTTTGACCCTCAACGTAGGAAGCGACACCTGGAACTATCAAGTTAAGGATCTTGCAACAGCGGTGGCCGAGGTGATCCCTGGCGTGGAGGTCTCGATTAATAAGGATGCCCAACCTGATAAACGCTCCTATCGCGTAAACTTTGATAAGTTTACGAAAATGGCTCAAGGATTTCTTCCGGCTGTGGATCTTTCGAATGCGGTAGTGGATCTTCGAAATGGCTTGACCGCAATGAAGTTCCAGGACCCTCAATTCAGAACAGGCGAATTCATGCGGTTAGTGACGCTGAAGCGTCTTCGGGAGAACGGGCACCTCACCGACAATCTTGAGTGGGCTGAGCGCGCCGGGACAGGCGCCAAGGGCGTTGCCGGAGCGTAG
- the lhgO gene encoding L-2-hydroxyglutarate oxidase, which yields MQSDFLVIGGGVIGLNIARRLRQTFPGASVHLVEKEEDCGLHASGRNSGVLHAGFYYSPDSLKAKFTWNGNRLLTEYCDTKRIPLNKCGKLVVAKDQNDHAGLDELLRRGRVNGIPLEEISEKDAKAIEPRVKTCARALFSPATSTVDPTQVMRAMKADAIEEGVQLHCGVRYLSSSNGQVVTTKGTHHVGYVVNAAGLYADRIAREFGFSEHYRILPFKGLYLYSSEPAGSIRTNIYPVPDLKNPFLGVHFTVAASGKAKIGPTAIPGLWREHYGGIANFHWNEFLEVAMRGVGLLATSNFDFKTLAIREMAKYSKATMVSLASQLAEGVTAEHYQSWGRPGIRAQLVDIRKRKLEMDFVLEGDKRSMHVLNAVSPAFTCSLPFSEHVCQQIKATLS from the coding sequence ATGCAATCGGATTTTCTCGTCATTGGCGGTGGGGTGATTGGCCTCAATATTGCGCGCCGCCTCCGGCAAACGTTTCCTGGCGCATCAGTTCACCTTGTTGAGAAAGAGGAAGACTGTGGCTTGCACGCAAGTGGCCGCAATAGCGGGGTGTTGCATGCAGGATTCTATTATTCGCCAGACAGCTTGAAGGCTAAGTTTACGTGGAACGGTAATCGTCTCTTGACCGAATACTGTGACACGAAGAGAATTCCATTGAACAAGTGCGGCAAATTAGTGGTCGCGAAAGACCAGAATGATCATGCTGGTCTTGATGAACTGCTTCGACGGGGCCGTGTAAACGGAATTCCGCTTGAGGAAATTTCTGAGAAAGATGCAAAAGCGATTGAGCCTCGGGTTAAGACGTGTGCTCGAGCCTTGTTCTCGCCCGCAACGTCAACGGTAGATCCGACTCAAGTCATGCGAGCTATGAAAGCAGATGCCATAGAGGAAGGGGTGCAACTGCACTGCGGGGTTCGGTATCTCTCTTCCTCGAACGGGCAGGTCGTGACCACGAAGGGGACGCATCATGTTGGGTATGTGGTGAATGCTGCGGGGCTATACGCTGATCGCATCGCGCGTGAGTTTGGCTTTTCAGAACACTACCGAATTCTTCCATTTAAGGGACTGTACCTCTACTCCAGTGAACCTGCTGGATCGATTCGAACAAACATCTATCCGGTTCCTGATTTGAAGAATCCATTCCTCGGTGTTCACTTTACCGTGGCGGCGAGCGGAAAAGCGAAGATTGGTCCTACCGCAATTCCGGGATTATGGCGAGAACATTATGGCGGCATAGCAAATTTTCATTGGAACGAATTTCTTGAAGTGGCCATGCGTGGGGTTGGGCTGTTGGCTACCTCCAATTTTGATTTCAAAACCCTCGCGATTCGCGAGATGGCGAAGTATTCGAAGGCAACCATGGTGTCATTGGCAAGTCAATTGGCGGAAGGTGTGACGGCCGAACACTATCAGAGCTGGGGCAGGCCTGGGATTCGAGCCCAGCTGGTCGACATCAGAAAGCGTAAACTTGAAATGGATTTTGTGCTGGAGGGTGATAAGCGGTCGATGCATGTGCTGAACGCCGTGTCTCCCGCGTTCACTTGCTCACTTCCATTTTCCGAACATGTTTGTCAGCAGATCAAAGCCACCTTAAGTTGA
- the rfbF gene encoding glucose-1-phosphate cytidylyltransferase produces the protein MKAVILAGGLGTRLSEETVLRPKPMVEIGGKPILWHIMQIHAVYGVTEFVVALGYKGDMIKEYFLNFFAINNDLSVDLSTGKTTIHDRNQPKWTVHLADTGQTTQTGGRVKRLKKWLEPDDTFMLTYGDGVADLNVGKLLEFHRSHGKLATMTSVRSPARFGRIGFEGDRVTEFFEKPEAGEGWINGGFFVLSTKALDYIDGDQTAWEREPVERLAHAGEMVGYKHYGFWSCMDTLKEKEYLEGLWQSGKAPWKMW, from the coding sequence ATGAAAGCCGTGATTCTAGCTGGTGGGTTGGGAACTCGTTTGTCGGAGGAAACGGTGCTTCGTCCGAAGCCAATGGTGGAGATCGGTGGTAAACCAATCTTATGGCATATCATGCAGATTCATGCAGTGTATGGCGTCACGGAGTTCGTAGTCGCTCTCGGGTATAAGGGCGACATGATTAAGGAGTATTTTCTTAATTTCTTTGCCATCAACAACGACCTATCCGTTGATCTCTCCACGGGAAAAACAACAATACATGATCGCAATCAGCCAAAATGGACGGTGCATCTCGCAGACACAGGGCAAACAACGCAAACAGGTGGACGAGTCAAGCGTTTAAAAAAGTGGCTGGAGCCGGATGACACGTTCATGCTGACTTACGGAGATGGGGTGGCAGATTTGAATGTCGGCAAGTTGCTTGAGTTTCATCGTTCGCATGGCAAGCTTGCGACCATGACGTCCGTCCGTTCTCCTGCGCGATTTGGTCGTATTGGTTTTGAGGGCGACCGAGTCACGGAGTTTTTTGAGAAGCCCGAGGCAGGGGAGGGCTGGATTAACGGCGGATTTTTTGTCCTCAGTACGAAGGCCTTGGACTATATTGATGGCGATCAGACGGCGTGGGAGCGTGAGCCAGTTGAGCGCCTTGCTCATGCCGGTGAGATGGTCGGGTACAAGCACTATGGATTTTGGTCCTGCATGGATACGTTGAAAGAAAAGGAATATCTCGAGGGACTTTGGCAATCTGGTAAGGCTCCTTGGAAAATGTGGTAG